The following DNA comes from Capsicum annuum cultivar UCD-10X-F1 chromosome 7, UCD10Xv1.1, whole genome shotgun sequence.
attttttcttACCCTATCCCCcgaccccccacccccacctacCAAACCCCCTccctaaaagaaattaaatttttaaaatttgttttttaaaaattttcaatttttctacCCCCACCCTCATTCCCTACCCCAACCCCATCCCCTAATACCCCTCCCCcccttgttttaattttttataaaaaaataaaataaaaaattcttatcACACCCCCACCGCCTATTTTGACAACCCCCTCGCCCACCCCACCCCATCTATCAGCcccttaatttttttgatttgttttttaaaaaaaattcaaattttttttcttattccatCCTTGTTATTCTATTtgttctcattatttttgttgaacatatataaatacttttaaaaaaaatatatttaacaagaatataagtaagaaacaacttattttcttatttcctcCTTCGTATTGAACACATcctaaaaaaaagtattttgtgggatcaaaaattatttttctaaaatatatttctACTCTTTAGATAAACAAtaaaatgtattttctgaaaaatatttttttattactagaaaatattttctaaaaatattttccactcatcaatcaaacataagaaaataaataagaaaccaacttgttttccagaaaaaacattttctaggaaaatattttccttcgtaccaaacacacatagattatagatagattaaaaaggatatttttaaaaaaaaaaaaaaagagtcttaATACCTaatatgttatgaaatataaagaaacaacaagaataaatagagagagaagagattggacttctttatttatgagaaatCATCTTAGGGATTGAAGactgaacaaaacccctctatttatagaaaaaaataatcctAAATATATATTCTAGTAGAAATCAactagatcttatctatattctagATATTCACTACGatgtaaatacattcataacataataaatttagaaggaaaatatttttgtgtgatttttacgtcaaaaaataagaaaagagtcCCAAAACTAACAAAgtctgaagaaaaaaaattgttgttcttTTGTTATTTACCTTAtaccttattttaatttttgagaaataaaatcattattaacaACACTAGGATTTGTACCCGCGcgacttttattaaaaaaataaatcgaaACAATGTCTTTTAAAGGAACACTTCTCCTATTTTAAGTGTAAATCGATTCAAATAATGTGTGTATTCTAGTTCTAGCCAGAAAAGAGAAtcattagaaagaaaaaaaaaaaaaatctcatcaaggattgaatattttaaaatacgATTATATTTTAGAAGATattctatttttgttcttttgtaaGTACTAAATTCTTGAGTAgtgaagaaaggaaaatattttacaCTACCTTCATGAATGTAACAAAACATATAAATGGTCTTCTTTTCTTAAGTGAAAACaattagggatcgtttggtagagtgtattggaatGTTAATGCACGCAttaatttaatgtgtattagtattACCTTGTTTGATatacctttttaccctatgtataactaatgcaagcattagttatacactctattatgtattgaggtgtgtattactaatacctcaaaatccatgcattagtaatgcaatggatctaatgcttGCATcaacatgcttaaagaccctattacccctcaaaaaaatttccgcattcttttcaacatatatattgagggtattatataaaaaaagaaaaaaaattaaaaaaaattatgtaattcatattttttttaatacatcgaaccaaacactgcataagaaaaatacaagtataactaatgcaagcataactaacacaagcattactaatacaaacattactaatacaccatattttgtattatttttatacactctaccaaacgacccctaaatgtattgaagttgtaataaaatttgcatatcaataaaattttaaaattaatttgaaggTTTCCTTTCTACATAATTATTAAAGTGTTATCAtcagagaaaaaaaatattggtataaaattatatttctaacaACAGAAAAAATTGTAATAAATCATATAAGTATTTTAAAAACTGCAAATGTTAAACTAAttgtcaaaatttgatttttctaAGGAAATGTAAAagcaaattcaaaaaatagataaCAATAACTAATCTAACTATTTATTGTCTTAAACTAACACATGGCGTACTTTTATACTTCCACATGGCTTATTGTGGAATCTTTGTCCTCTCAGATATAGATTTCTGAGGCAAGGCTAGGTGGTATTACCATAAGCAGTCAGGAGCAAAGGAGAGAGATTCAGTCTTCGATTACGTGTTGTAATAACGGATAAAGGTACGCACTTTTCATATTTCGTTACTCTATAGGTATTCTTGGTTTATGCGAATCTTTATTGTGTTTCTCTGTTAATTTAACAGAATCCTGATAAAAAACTATTAGATGTACAAATATCAGTGGTGTTAGTTTTTCGGTAAACAATGtgaatagaaaacaaaaaataaaatttatttctcaatgAATCAGcttcatttttatgaaaataaaaggtTAGCTTGATtgaattttcaataaaaaaaccAGATTAACTCCATTGATTTaggtgattattttttttaatttttcactcGATGTTCGGTATCTGTATTGAAGTCTGACTAGGGCCATTTGGGGGGAGTGCTCCCTAACAAGAATTTTTCGATACTCAAAACTCAAATTTAAGACCTCTAATTAAAAAAAGAACAGTTTCGTTGCACCATAGTTTGGTGGTAATTTATGGTGTTTTCATAAGTGACAGCTCAGATTGAACTGCTAGTACATATAAATATGCCAACATAAGTTGCTGTTCGTGGGCCATATTATCCTTTATCTGCAGCAATATCTATGACATATACTGCATAACAATTAGTAAAATAAACTATATATTAGAACTGAAATTTCTCTGtcttaataatttatatatatatatataaaaaaaaaatacattttcaaGAAGATGACTGCAGCTGGAGCTATATCAGTACCACTTTGGATTTCAacatcaacacccccaacaaAGATCATTGCTTTTAATAACAAACTCAGAATTTGTTATCCTGTTAAACTTTCAAGAAATGGTAGTTATCCCTTATCTACATTTGAGAAAAATGGCCAATATGAACAAAGTTTCACACTTAAAGTTGCTTCTTCCTCTTCAGGTAATACAATTGATTCTTGCAAAAGTGTTGTTTTTTATCTACTAGTAGTACATATTAAGCTGAATTCTTGAACTTAAGTTGTTTACTAATTTTCAGGTTATGGGTATTCTTGATTTATTGTAACTTGTTAATTTTAGCAACTACTGATAAGCACAATAGgtgaattttctttttaataaatgtTCATACAAGTCCCACATTTGCCACAATTGAGAGAAGCAACCCTAAATAGTGGTGATATAATTGCACATCTCTTGTCAATTGTTAAATTTGCTTCATTAAGACCCTTTAATAAGTTTAATAGTATCCAAGGATGTGGCAATCATAAAATTCAGTTTTAAATGCCGCATGGGCGACAAAAACAGTAGGTGATTTCTTCCGGTCTGCCCAAACCTTGGTGAACAATGCATAAGCTGGCCTGGAGACTGCGATTGtaaaaaaagaatgaaacaaGAAAATGCGTGATTGTGAAGTTGGTGGAGAGAATACTATGTGGCATTACTGCATTTAAGCTAATATTGTGTATCTGAACTCAGTTATGTTTTCTAGGGAAGTGGATAAGCAGGATACACTGTATGGACTGTCAGTAAAGGTCTTTAGCTTTgtaatgacatttttgaagagtccgagcaataCAGTCTGCGGGACATAATTTGCAGTTACCCCTATATTCAAGTCTAAAAGAATGTTCTCTGAATCAAAGATggtgataaagaaatggaccttgggcctaactcaacctcaaaggctagctcatgaggggaggattgcccaagaccatataaggagaccaaggaccctttaacccaccgatgtgggactctaaCAGATGGCATGGACTATGGAGGGAAAGATTCGATCTTGGCACAAATGTAGTGTTGCTGGTCTGTTTAGAGTTCTTCCACCTGATTTTATCCAGCATTCTATATTTGCTGGGTTACTATTGGAAGCTACTAGTTACCAATAAAAAGAAGATGGTATGGAAGAAAAGATTCGATCTTGGCACAAATTTACTTGAATTGCTGGTTTGATCAGAGTCCTTCACGTAGGATGGAATGAAGAAAAGATTTGATCCTGGCACAAATGTAGTTGAATTGCTGGTTTGATCAGAGTCCTTCACGTAGGATGGTATGACGAAAAGATTTGATCTTGGCAAAAATTTAGTCGAATTGTTGgtttatttagaactcttcaCCTACACAATTTAGTCGATCTGTTTTGGTTTCAACTACCTCCAGCATTCTTTTTTTACTGGTTTACGAATGAAAGTTACTAGTTACAAAAATAAAGATGGTATGGATGAAAGATTTGATCTTGGCACAAATGCAGTTGAATTGCTGGTTTGTTGAGAGTTATTCATCTACTTGAATTATTTGGAGATTAGACTCGCTCTGATTATATGTTAAGAAGGAAAAACTATCAAAAAGGTTGCTTAAACAATCTTTTAATCCACAGCTAACACGTAAATACTGCTCCATCATATTTTTTGATGTTGCAGTCGAGAAAGACAGGAGTCAACCTGCAAAATACTCTTTAACTTGCACTTgctatttttaatccttcgtttTGAAACAGATTGAGTGGATGAATGTTTCCGTTTTATgcctttttgaaataaatgagGTCATATCTTTATGTTTGTTTGTGAGAGCTGACGAGTTGGCAATTTTTGTCAATTCAGTTGGAAGTACAGAAGAACCAGCAACTAAGGTGAAGTTTCAAAGATCATTGAGCCTACCTGGTTCCTCTACTTCATTGTCATTGCTTGGAACTGGTCAGCTGCAATAGAATATATAATCTTTTCCAAATAATTTGAGAATCAATTTCAATTAGCAATTTATCTGCTTCGAGTTCTTCTAGATCATGATAACGGTTGTGTTCTATGCTCATGTTTTCCTGCTTTTCTACAAATTTAGGATACAGGGAAAAGGTCTTTGCAATTATTGGTATCAAGGTCTACGCTGCAGGCCTCTATGTCAATGACTCTGTCTTTAGTAGGTTAGATGCCTGGCGAGGACGTTCTGCTGCAGAAATTCAGCAGGATCCTTCTTTGTTCAACAATATCTTTGAAGGTAAATGGGTGATGTTTAATTCGTGTGACTGGTGGGATGCAGCGGAGATGCGGTGTCATTTAGGGGGTGCtgaaattgattttatgaattgCAGCCAATCTGGAGAAATCGCTACTTATTGTGCTGGTCAGAGATATTGATGGTAAAACTTTCTGGGATGCCTTAGATGAAGCCATTTCTCCAAGAATCAAATCACCCACTGCCGATGATAAATCTGCTCTTTCCACGTTCCGTGATGTCTTTCAAGGGAAACCTCTTAAGAAAGAAACTTCCATATTCTTGACTTGGATTGACCCAACCAAAATGCTCGTGAGTGTGCAGTTTATTTATGTTAAGATTCTCTTCTGCCTAGATTATATCAACTCCAGGCATCAAACGTGGCTTTTGTTTCTTCTTAGCTTTCTTAATTCTAATTTGTTGCTCTATTGTATGGAAATCTTAAAGGTTTCACTCTCTTTTGACGGGATGCCTTCCTCGGTTGATGCGACAATTGAGTCTACAAATGTTGCATCAGCTCTCTTCGACGTATTTCTTGGTGGTGATCCAGTTTCTCCTACACTGAAAGCATCAGTGGCCAAAGGATTGGAAGCTGCGCTCAAGTGAAGCCCATGACGAGTTGGTCTTCCGGTTGACTTTTATTTTGCTGATTCACTAATCAGTGATTCAGTAGCATAGCTCCGTAGAACAAATTGCTCAAAGTTTTGttaggctgcatttgtttttattaagattcatACGTCTGAATTTGAatgcatatctgaatgattaaaatgTTGCTTCAGATTTCAAATCTGAATGGGTAAGACTTTGTTTTTCAATACctgaatatgcaaaatttatttatttgcatatataataaaaaatataatttcaaataaaaaataattatatattagaaaaatatttgatttaatacaataaagttattatttgattgaagaaaaatatttatatttgttagtggtaatggagatggtttgtaatggtggtggtggtggtggtaatgattgatgatagtgattagtaatgttggtggtgatagttgtgatgataGAGAtgtttggtattgtagtgactgttatgatggtggcgattggtagtggtggtggtagtgatgtgaagttggttgatgttagtagttggaggtgttgattgtgataaaaatgaatgcatgatggttgacgatgtCTTGATGGTAGTTGGAAATGATGTTagctgtgatggtggagatgattaTTATTAGAGATATATTGTAGCGATGATAGTGGTTGAAGCGATGGTAGAGGTGGCTACACCGGTGACGATGGTGGTGGTGGCCGAAAAATGTGTGGATATTGATGAAGTGTTAATGGTAGTTAGCGGTGACGCTAGTTGTAATAGATGGGTTGGTTAGTAGTTGGGATTGACCGAGAGTGGTTGATGATAGTGGTGGTGTTGGAGGTGTTGGCATTGGCGTTGGCGTGGAGGTGGTGgtgcagaggtggttagtggtggtgactgatgattatgaatagagtggtggtgaatatttttcaacacaagaatacctcttaatgattaagacttagtttcagatttgaatgattaagacctatttagacctattaagagtcaaaatcttaatgaaaaacaaatgcacttaatggtctgaagtttgaatcattcagattcagacctccattaactATATTATTAGTTGCTTTTGGACtgcagtatttatttattttatttcctgtattttttttaaagttattaggAGGTAGTTAGTATGGTTAGCACCATGACTTTAAAGTAGGGCCATtatctatttcaatttttaaaaaagaacacCTTATGTAACTTCTCTTTGATAGAAAGTAAAACTCTCTGCACAAGTTTCTCTCTCTCAGTGATTTTCTTCATTCTCCTGCTTCTTTTCTGTAGCAATCTAGATATCGTTTGCATAGTGTTATGTGCGATTTGTCTATTTAAAACTAACAAactgcaaacaaatgaggccttagtTTCCGTGTATTCGGACCAAGAACAGGCATTATGCAGAATGagtcttaaaaaaaaaaaaattatattatttcagAGAAATTAGCATTGAAACAGAAAACCAAGAATCTCATGCCAAAGCATTTATCTTTATTTGCTCAAGCATTGTAACAACTTCAGCCATGGTCGGTCTTTTACATGGATCTGACTCAAGGCACATCAATGCAATGTTGAATACATGGTTAATTTCATCTATGGGAAACTCTTCTAAGTTTTTGTCAAGTACATACTCTTCCCTTTTCTCTTGAACAACTGTCTTCACCTGTAAAACAGAACGAGATTTAAGTGACCGAATTAATGATAGCTCGAAAACAGCTAAACTTTTGTGCACATTGTTGTGCATTGTCATTCTAAGATTGTTGAGACTTGCAATGTCATTGTTGAGACTTGCAATGTCCTTATTT
Coding sequences within:
- the LOC107878555 gene encoding fatty-acid-binding protein 3, chloroplastic isoform X2; translation: MTAAGAISVPLWISTSTPPTKIIAFNNKLRICYPVKLSRNGSYPLSTFEKNGQYEQSFTLKVASSSSGYREKVFAIIGIKVYAAGLYVNDSVFSRLDAWRGRSAAEIQQDPSLFNNIFEANLEKSLLIVLVRDIDGKTFWDALDEAISPRIKSPTADDKSALSTFRDVFQGKPLKKETSIFLTWIDPTKMLVSLSFDGMPSSVDATIESTNVASALFDVFLGGDPVSPTLKASVAKGLEAALK
- the LOC107878555 gene encoding fatty-acid-binding protein 3, chloroplastic isoform X1, whose product is MTAAGAISVPLWISTSTPPTKIIAFNNKLRICYPVKLSRNGSYPLSTFEKNGQYEQSFTLKVASSSSVGSTEEPATKVKFQRSLSLPGSSTSLSLLGTGYREKVFAIIGIKVYAAGLYVNDSVFSRLDAWRGRSAAEIQQDPSLFNNIFEANLEKSLLIVLVRDIDGKTFWDALDEAISPRIKSPTADDKSALSTFRDVFQGKPLKKETSIFLTWIDPTKMLVSLSFDGMPSSVDATIESTNVASALFDVFLGGDPVSPTLKASVAKGLEAALK